A window of the Lactuca sativa cultivar Salinas chromosome 5, Lsat_Salinas_v11, whole genome shotgun sequence genome harbors these coding sequences:
- the LOC111920707 gene encoding 50S ribosomal protein L35, chloroplastic codes for MTTMASSTFFNCTSLSTPVKPLRKTPSCTSSVCLSQFAKKSTPLNLSSSHNISVFSPLLPITISSPNRKPQSLTIVAAKGYKMKTHKASAKRFRVTGTGKIVRRRAGKQHLLRKKNAKRRTRLSKVLQVDRCDYNNVIGALPYLKVNRSN; via the exons ATGACAACAATGGCGTCCTCAACGTTTTTTAATTGCACTTCGCTCTCAACTCCTGTGAAACCCCTTCGAAAAACCCCTTCTTGTACTAGCTCCGTTTGCCTTTCACAATTCGCGAAGAAATCGACGCCATTGAACCTCTCATCGTCACACAACATCTCTGTTTTCTCCCCACTTCTTCCCATCACTATCTCTTCCCCCAACCGAAAACCCCAGTCTCTCACAATTGTGGCTGCGAAGGGATATAAGATGAAAACCCACAAG GCATCAGCAAAGAGATTCAGGGTAACAGGCACTGGTAAGATAGTGAGGAGGAGAGCTGGAAAACAACATTTGCTTAGAAAGAAGAATGCTAAAAGGAGAACTCGCCTCTCTAAAGTG CTACAAGTTGACCGATGTGACTACAACAATGTGATAGGGGCGTTACCATATCTGAAGGTCAACCGATCCAATTAG